From a single Brassica napus cultivar Da-Ae chromosome C9, Da-Ae, whole genome shotgun sequence genomic region:
- the LOC106371909 gene encoding squamosa promoter-binding-like protein 7 isoform X1 translates to MSSLSQSQSQSPSPPEMEIQPPALLDDDPSTYSSSALWDWGDLLDFAADERLLVSLDSDQTPFSPVPPPPMIPTQSETYPSPDESGGSGSDRVRKRDPRLLCSNFVEGLLPCSCPELDQKLEEAELPKKKRVRGGSGVARCQVPGCEVDISELKGYHRRHRVCLRCANASFVVIDGEDKRYCQQCGKFHVLPDFDEGKRSCRRKLERHNNRRKRKPVDKGGVASKQQQVLPQNDNSVIDVDDGKADNTCSSDQRVEQETSLNFEDRHIPTQGSVPFTHSINADNFVSGTCSGEAQPDEGINDTKFELSPSGGDNKSAYSTMCPTGRISFKLYDWNPAEFPRRLRHQIFQWLATMPVELEGYIRPGCTILTVFIAMPEIMWAKLSKDPVSYLDEFILKPGKMLFGRGSMTVYLNNMIFRLIKGGTTLRRVDVKLESPNLQFVYPTCFEAGKPIELVVCGLNLVQPKCRFLVSFSGKYLPHNYSAVPGPGQDGKRSCNNKLYRINIVNSDLNLFGPAFVEVENESGLSNFIPLIIGDKAICSEMKLIEQEFNATLFPEEQGITTCCSLTCCCKDFKERQSTFTGLLLDIAWSVKVPSSECTEQTVNRCQIKRYNRVLNYLIQSNSPSILGNVLHNLETLVKKMEPDSFVHCTCDCDVRLLHENMNTARKQQSHVDSKMNPVTSVCCCESSFQKDIPSRVPNFNQEPEAGVGCDERIQAASPDTGRKETDPLLNKEVVMTVNDIGDWPRKSCIPIQSAQTFRSRQTVLFIATIAVCFAVCAVLYHPNKVTQLAVSIRTRLAHKL, encoded by the exons ATGTCTTCTCTGTCGCAATCTCAATCTCAATCTCCATCGCCGCCGGAGATGGAAATCCAACCGCCGGCATTGCTGGACGACGATCCTTCCACTTATTCCTCCTCCGCTCTGTGGGATTGGGGCGATCTCCTTGACTTCGCCGCGGACGAGCGTCTCCTCGTCTCCTTGGACTCTGATCAAACCCCCTTCTCTCCCGTTCCTCCTCCTCCGATGATTCCGACGCAATCTGAAACGTATCCTTCGCCGGATGAATCTGGAGGCTCTGGCTCCGATCGGGTTAGGAAGCGTGACCCGAGGCTGCTTTGTTCCAATTTCGTGGAAGGTTTGCTTCCGTGCTCGTGTCCGGAGCTCGATCAGAAGCTTGAGGAGGCTGAGCTGCCGAAGAAGAAGCGGGTTCGAGGCGGGTCGGGCGTGGCTCGATGTCAGGTTCCGGGTTGCGAAGTTGATATAAGCGAGCTTAAAGGTTATCATAGGAGGCATAGGGTTTGCCTACGGTGTGCTAACGCTAGCTTTGTTGTGATTGATGGAGAGGATAAGAGATACTGCCAACAGTGTGGAAA GTTCCACGTGCTCCCGGACTTTGACGAGGGAAAACGCAGCTGTCGGAGAAAGCTAGAGCGTCACAACAACAGAAGGAAAAGGAAACCTGTAGATAAAGGAGGAGTTGCTTCAAAACAACAGCAAGTGTTACCACAGAACGATAACAGCGTCATTGATGTTGATGATGGAAAAG CAGATAATACATGCTCTAGTGATCAGAGAGTGGAACAAGAGACTTCACTGAATTTTGAAGATCGGCATATCCCCACACAGGGTTCTGTACCATTTACCCATAGCATCAATGCAGACAACTTTGTCTCTGGTACATGTTCGGGTGAAGCTCAGCCAGATGAAGGAATTAATGACACAAAGTTTGAACTTTCACCTTCCGGTGGTGACAACAAAAGTGCTTACTCAACTATG TGCCCTACAGGTCGGATCTCTTTCAAACTCTACGATTGGAATCCAGCGGAGTTCCCAAGGAGACTACGTCATCAA ATATTCCAATGGTTGGCCACCATGCCTGTTGAGTTGGAGGGGTATATCCGTCCCGGATGTACAATTTTGACCGTCTTTATAGCAATGCCAGAGATAATGTGGGCCAAG TTGTCTAAAGATCCTGTGTCATATCTGGATGAATTTATTCTTAAACCTGGAAAGATGCTATTTGGAAGAGGCTCGATGACTGTCTATTTGAATAACATGATTTTCCGTCTTATCAAAG GTGGAACAACTTTAAGAAGAGTAGATGTAAAACTAGAGTCACCGAATCTTCAGTTTGTGTATCCAACATGTTTTGAAGCTGGCAAACCAATTGAACTCGTCGTTTGTGGACTTAACCTTGTGCAACCCAAATGCCG GtttcttgtttcattttctGGAAAGTACTTACCACATAACTATTCCGCTGTACCTGGACCGGGCCAGGATGGGAAGCGTTCTTGTAATAACAAGTTGTACAGGATAAACATTGTGAATTCTGATCTTAATCTATTTGGCCCTGCATTTGTCGAG GTTGAAAATGAATCTGGCCTATCAAATTTCATACCTTTAATAATTGGAGATAAAGCTATTTGCTCTGAGATGAAACTAATCGAGCAGGAGTTCAATGCTACACTCTTTCCAGAGGAACAAGGCATTACCACCTGCTGTTCTTTGACTTGCTGTTGCAAAGATTTCAAAGAGAGGCAGAGTACCTTTACTGGGCTCTTGTTAGATATTGCATGGTCGGTGAAGGTGCCCTCTTCAGAATGCACTGAGCAGACCGTGAACCGATGTCAGATAAAAAGATACAACAGAGTGTTGAATTATCTGATACAGAGTAACTCGCCCTCAATCTTAGGAAACGTACTGCACAATCTGGAAACTTTGGTGAAGAAAATGGAGCCAGACAGTTTCGTTCACTGTACATGTGACTGCGACGTGAGGCTTCTACATGAAAATATGAATACAGCCAGAAAACAGCAAAGCCATGTAGATTCAAAGATGAATCCAGTAACATCAGTGTGCTGTTGTGAGAGCAGTTTCCAGAAGGACATCCCATCAAGAGTACCAAACTTCAATCAG GAACCAGAAGCAGGTGTAGGTTGTGACGAGAGGATACAAGCAGCTTCACCAGATACTGGAAGAAAAGAAACCGATCCTCTGTTAAACAAAGAGGTTGTCATGACCGTTAATGACATAGGTGACTGGCCAAGGAAGTCTTGTATACCAATACAGTCTGCCCAAACATTCAGGTCTCGTCAGACTGTTCTCTTTATCGCTACAATTGCTGTCTGTTTTGCGGTCTGTGCGGTTCTCTACCACCCAAACAAGGTCACGCAGCTTGCAGTGTCTATCCGGACGAGATTGGCACACAAACTATGA
- the LOC106371909 gene encoding squamosa promoter-binding-like protein 7 isoform X2, producing the protein MSSLSQSQSQSPSPPEMEIQPPALLDDDPSTYSSSALWDWGDLLDFAADERLLVSLDSDQTPFSPVPPPPMIPTQSETYPSPDESGGSGSDRVRKRDPRLLCSNFVEGLLPCSCPELDQKLEEAELPKKKRVRGGSGVARCQVPGCEVDISELKGYHRRHRVCLRCANASFVVIDGEDKRYCQQCGKFHVLPDFDEGKRSCRRKLERHNNRRKRKPVDKGGVASKQQQVLPQNDNSVIDVDDGKDNTCSSDQRVEQETSLNFEDRHIPTQGSVPFTHSINADNFVSGTCSGEAQPDEGINDTKFELSPSGGDNKSAYSTMCPTGRISFKLYDWNPAEFPRRLRHQIFQWLATMPVELEGYIRPGCTILTVFIAMPEIMWAKLSKDPVSYLDEFILKPGKMLFGRGSMTVYLNNMIFRLIKGGTTLRRVDVKLESPNLQFVYPTCFEAGKPIELVVCGLNLVQPKCRFLVSFSGKYLPHNYSAVPGPGQDGKRSCNNKLYRINIVNSDLNLFGPAFVEVENESGLSNFIPLIIGDKAICSEMKLIEQEFNATLFPEEQGITTCCSLTCCCKDFKERQSTFTGLLLDIAWSVKVPSSECTEQTVNRCQIKRYNRVLNYLIQSNSPSILGNVLHNLETLVKKMEPDSFVHCTCDCDVRLLHENMNTARKQQSHVDSKMNPVTSVCCCESSFQKDIPSRVPNFNQEPEAGVGCDERIQAASPDTGRKETDPLLNKEVVMTVNDIGDWPRKSCIPIQSAQTFRSRQTVLFIATIAVCFAVCAVLYHPNKVTQLAVSIRTRLAHKL; encoded by the exons ATGTCTTCTCTGTCGCAATCTCAATCTCAATCTCCATCGCCGCCGGAGATGGAAATCCAACCGCCGGCATTGCTGGACGACGATCCTTCCACTTATTCCTCCTCCGCTCTGTGGGATTGGGGCGATCTCCTTGACTTCGCCGCGGACGAGCGTCTCCTCGTCTCCTTGGACTCTGATCAAACCCCCTTCTCTCCCGTTCCTCCTCCTCCGATGATTCCGACGCAATCTGAAACGTATCCTTCGCCGGATGAATCTGGAGGCTCTGGCTCCGATCGGGTTAGGAAGCGTGACCCGAGGCTGCTTTGTTCCAATTTCGTGGAAGGTTTGCTTCCGTGCTCGTGTCCGGAGCTCGATCAGAAGCTTGAGGAGGCTGAGCTGCCGAAGAAGAAGCGGGTTCGAGGCGGGTCGGGCGTGGCTCGATGTCAGGTTCCGGGTTGCGAAGTTGATATAAGCGAGCTTAAAGGTTATCATAGGAGGCATAGGGTTTGCCTACGGTGTGCTAACGCTAGCTTTGTTGTGATTGATGGAGAGGATAAGAGATACTGCCAACAGTGTGGAAA GTTCCACGTGCTCCCGGACTTTGACGAGGGAAAACGCAGCTGTCGGAGAAAGCTAGAGCGTCACAACAACAGAAGGAAAAGGAAACCTGTAGATAAAGGAGGAGTTGCTTCAAAACAACAGCAAGTGTTACCACAGAACGATAACAGCGTCATTGATGTTGATGATGGAAAAG ATAATACATGCTCTAGTGATCAGAGAGTGGAACAAGAGACTTCACTGAATTTTGAAGATCGGCATATCCCCACACAGGGTTCTGTACCATTTACCCATAGCATCAATGCAGACAACTTTGTCTCTGGTACATGTTCGGGTGAAGCTCAGCCAGATGAAGGAATTAATGACACAAAGTTTGAACTTTCACCTTCCGGTGGTGACAACAAAAGTGCTTACTCAACTATG TGCCCTACAGGTCGGATCTCTTTCAAACTCTACGATTGGAATCCAGCGGAGTTCCCAAGGAGACTACGTCATCAA ATATTCCAATGGTTGGCCACCATGCCTGTTGAGTTGGAGGGGTATATCCGTCCCGGATGTACAATTTTGACCGTCTTTATAGCAATGCCAGAGATAATGTGGGCCAAG TTGTCTAAAGATCCTGTGTCATATCTGGATGAATTTATTCTTAAACCTGGAAAGATGCTATTTGGAAGAGGCTCGATGACTGTCTATTTGAATAACATGATTTTCCGTCTTATCAAAG GTGGAACAACTTTAAGAAGAGTAGATGTAAAACTAGAGTCACCGAATCTTCAGTTTGTGTATCCAACATGTTTTGAAGCTGGCAAACCAATTGAACTCGTCGTTTGTGGACTTAACCTTGTGCAACCCAAATGCCG GtttcttgtttcattttctGGAAAGTACTTACCACATAACTATTCCGCTGTACCTGGACCGGGCCAGGATGGGAAGCGTTCTTGTAATAACAAGTTGTACAGGATAAACATTGTGAATTCTGATCTTAATCTATTTGGCCCTGCATTTGTCGAG GTTGAAAATGAATCTGGCCTATCAAATTTCATACCTTTAATAATTGGAGATAAAGCTATTTGCTCTGAGATGAAACTAATCGAGCAGGAGTTCAATGCTACACTCTTTCCAGAGGAACAAGGCATTACCACCTGCTGTTCTTTGACTTGCTGTTGCAAAGATTTCAAAGAGAGGCAGAGTACCTTTACTGGGCTCTTGTTAGATATTGCATGGTCGGTGAAGGTGCCCTCTTCAGAATGCACTGAGCAGACCGTGAACCGATGTCAGATAAAAAGATACAACAGAGTGTTGAATTATCTGATACAGAGTAACTCGCCCTCAATCTTAGGAAACGTACTGCACAATCTGGAAACTTTGGTGAAGAAAATGGAGCCAGACAGTTTCGTTCACTGTACATGTGACTGCGACGTGAGGCTTCTACATGAAAATATGAATACAGCCAGAAAACAGCAAAGCCATGTAGATTCAAAGATGAATCCAGTAACATCAGTGTGCTGTTGTGAGAGCAGTTTCCAGAAGGACATCCCATCAAGAGTACCAAACTTCAATCAG GAACCAGAAGCAGGTGTAGGTTGTGACGAGAGGATACAAGCAGCTTCACCAGATACTGGAAGAAAAGAAACCGATCCTCTGTTAAACAAAGAGGTTGTCATGACCGTTAATGACATAGGTGACTGGCCAAGGAAGTCTTGTATACCAATACAGTCTGCCCAAACATTCAGGTCTCGTCAGACTGTTCTCTTTATCGCTACAATTGCTGTCTGTTTTGCGGTCTGTGCGGTTCTCTACCACCCAAACAAGGTCACGCAGCTTGCAGTGTCTATCCGGACGAGATTGGCACACAAACTATGA
- the LOC106391418 gene encoding protein ANTAGONIST OF LIKE HETEROCHROMATIN PROTEIN 1 isoform X1, translating into MRSQTRKLLKPSLRLTLSMAKDMLERWILQDEDGDYDDELGLFDAPITERLSHRADRGAGWRHVQQLMYESDQQCYDILRMNQRTFEALCKMLGERYGLKETHHVYLEESVAMFLETVGQDKTKRDIAARYQRSVDTVQRKLDEVLSALLKFAEDTLRPQEGEFGRVSPVLRNDDRYWPHFRDCIRALDGTHVPVRPPSQNAEAYRGRKQDPTMNVLAICNFDMKFIYAYVGVPGRAHDTKVLTHCARNEASFPHPPPGKYYLVDSGYPTRTGYLGPHRNMRYHLGQFATGGPPVSARELFNRKHSGLRSVIERTFGVWKAKWRILDRKHPKYGLVKWIKLVTATMALHNFIRDSHREDHDFVQWQSGDGGEGEEADSDGDEEEEEEEEDDDDDDGGGGGHIVYEPTGDKAMEALRDNITNEYGRGRLPF; encoded by the exons ATGAG gtctCAGACTCGCAAGCTGCTCAAACCCTCTCTCAGGCTCACTCTCTCGATGGCAAAAGAT ATGCTTGAAAGATGGATATTGCAAGATGAAGATGGAGATTATGATGATGAACTTGGTTTGTTTGATGCGCCTATTACTGAGAGATTGAGTCATAGAGCAGATAGAGGAGCAGGATGGCGACATGTTCAACAACttatgtatgaatctgatcagCAGTGTTATGACATTCTTCGCATGAATCAAAGGACGTTTGAAGCTTTGTGCAAGATGCTAGGTGAGCGATATGGATTGAAAGAGACTCACCATGTCTACCTTGAGGAATCTGTTGCGATGTTTCTCGAGACTGTTGGTCAAGATAAGACGAAGCGGGATATTGCTGCAAGGTATCAAAGATCAGTGGATACGGTCCAAAGGAAGCTTGATGAAGTTTTGAGTGCTCTTCTCAAGTTTGCGGAGGATACACTAAGACCACAGGAAGGCGAGTTTGGAAGAGTAAGTCCTGTTTTGAGAAATGATGATCGGTATTGGCCTCATTTCAGAGATTGTATCAGAGCACTTGACGGAACGCATGTCCCAGTTCGCCCTCCAAGTCAAAATGCAGAAGCATACAGAGGCAGGAAGCAAGATCCTACAATGAATGTTCTTGCTATATGTAACTTCGATATGAAGTTCATATATGCATATGTCGGTGTACCTGGTAGAGCACATGATACAAAGGTCTTGACTCATTGTGCGAGGAATGAGGCTTCTTTCCCACATCCTCCTCCTGGAAAGTATTATCTAGTTGACTCCGGATATCCGACGAGGACAGGTTATCTTGGTCCGCATCGTAATATGCGATATCATCTTGGTCAATTTGCTACAGGAGGACCACCAGTTAGTGCACGAGAGTTGTTTAACCGAAAGCATTCAGGTCTTCGATCAGTGATTGAGAGGACATTTGGAGTATGGAAAGCAAAATGGAGGATTTTGGATCGTAAGCATCCAAAGTATGGTCTGGTCAAGTGGATTAAGCTGGTGACAGCGACAATGGCGCTACACAACTTCATACGTGATTCACATCGGGAAGATCATGATTTTGTACAGTGGCAAAGTGGCGAtggtggagaaggagaagaagctgatAGTGacggtgatgaagaagaagaagaagaagaagaagatgatgatgatgatgatggtggtggtggtggacatATTGTATATGAGCCAACCGGTGATAAAGCGATGGAAGCTTTGCGTGATAACATCACAAATGAATATGGTAGAGGTCGTTTAccgttttaa
- the LOC106391418 gene encoding uncharacterized protein LOC106391418 isoform X3: MRSQTRKLLKPSLRLTLSMAKDTWTPEETRYFFELYAEERRKGNKAGISMNKAGKANIMEAFEQRFKKNLPDWRPYKSKYDTSRKKYIKIKTLTQNRTGLGFDEMGRIDMSDDWWSERERECPGIRRSVCKEISNMDMFEAEFGGIVVTGAEGWSAQHGEASLNSRVDEDVGDDEVDSQPAAETQPQAPRQTQPSTQTHSGNSRAKRRRKEKDMVVEACVKRTEALEVKNKIAERMLERQEAFSIENVLEILYALPEVREWSPLYEAAMETLIDNEGNRRAFVTMKTDEAKIRFLELRTKIKRDDD; this comes from the exons ATGAG gtctCAGACTCGCAAGCTGCTCAAACCCTCTCTCAGGCTCACTCTCTCGATGGCAAAAGAT ACTTGGACACCTGAGGAAACTAGGTATTTTTTCGAACTCtatgcggaagagagaagaaaaggaaataagGCTGGTATATCAATGAATAAAGCGGGGAAAGCAAACATTATGGAGGCGTTTGAACAGCGGTTTAAGAAGAATTTACCTGATTGGAGACCCTACAAGAGCAAGTACGACACCAGTAGAAAGAAATACATCAAGATTAAGACGCTGACTCAAAACAGGACAGGACTTGGGTTTGATGAGATGGGAAGGATTGACATGTCAGATGATTGGTGGAGTGAACGCGAAAGG GAGTGTCCAGGGATTAGAAGATCTGTTTGCAAAGAGATTAGTAACATGGATATGTTTGAAGCGGAATTTGGTGGTATAGTAGTAACGGGAGCTGAAGGATGGAGTGCTCAACATGGAGAAGCCAGTTTAAACTCTAGAGTggatgaagatgttggtgatgatgaagtTGATTCTCAGCCAGCAGCAGAAACACAGCCTCAAGCCCCACGCCAAACTCAGCCATCGACTCAGACTCATTCTGGAAATTCAAGAGCAAAAAGAAGGCGTAAGGAGAAAGACATGGTTGTAGAAGCTTGTGTGAAACGAACTGAAGCTCTCGAGGTAAAGAACAAGATAGCGGAACGGATGTTGGAGCGTCAAGAAGCTTTTAGTATTGAGAATGTGTTGGAGATTTTGTATGCTTTGCCTGAAGTGAGAGAGTGGTCTCCACTATATGAAGCAGCAATGGAAACTCTCATAGATAATGAAGGGAACCGAAGAGCCTTTGTAACAATGAAGACAGATGAAGCTAAGATTAGGTTTCTGGAGCTTAGGACTAAGATAAAACGCGATGATGACTAA
- the LOC106391418 gene encoding protein ANTAGONIST OF LIKE HETEROCHROMATIN PROTEIN 1 isoform X2 codes for MAKDMLERWILQDEDGDYDDELGLFDAPITERLSHRADRGAGWRHVQQLMYESDQQCYDILRMNQRTFEALCKMLGERYGLKETHHVYLEESVAMFLETVGQDKTKRDIAARYQRSVDTVQRKLDEVLSALLKFAEDTLRPQEGEFGRVSPVLRNDDRYWPHFRDCIRALDGTHVPVRPPSQNAEAYRGRKQDPTMNVLAICNFDMKFIYAYVGVPGRAHDTKVLTHCARNEASFPHPPPGKYYLVDSGYPTRTGYLGPHRNMRYHLGQFATGGPPVSARELFNRKHSGLRSVIERTFGVWKAKWRILDRKHPKYGLVKWIKLVTATMALHNFIRDSHREDHDFVQWQSGDGGEGEEADSDGDEEEEEEEEDDDDDDGGGGGHIVYEPTGDKAMEALRDNITNEYGRGRLPF; via the exons ATGGCAAAAGAT ATGCTTGAAAGATGGATATTGCAAGATGAAGATGGAGATTATGATGATGAACTTGGTTTGTTTGATGCGCCTATTACTGAGAGATTGAGTCATAGAGCAGATAGAGGAGCAGGATGGCGACATGTTCAACAACttatgtatgaatctgatcagCAGTGTTATGACATTCTTCGCATGAATCAAAGGACGTTTGAAGCTTTGTGCAAGATGCTAGGTGAGCGATATGGATTGAAAGAGACTCACCATGTCTACCTTGAGGAATCTGTTGCGATGTTTCTCGAGACTGTTGGTCAAGATAAGACGAAGCGGGATATTGCTGCAAGGTATCAAAGATCAGTGGATACGGTCCAAAGGAAGCTTGATGAAGTTTTGAGTGCTCTTCTCAAGTTTGCGGAGGATACACTAAGACCACAGGAAGGCGAGTTTGGAAGAGTAAGTCCTGTTTTGAGAAATGATGATCGGTATTGGCCTCATTTCAGAGATTGTATCAGAGCACTTGACGGAACGCATGTCCCAGTTCGCCCTCCAAGTCAAAATGCAGAAGCATACAGAGGCAGGAAGCAAGATCCTACAATGAATGTTCTTGCTATATGTAACTTCGATATGAAGTTCATATATGCATATGTCGGTGTACCTGGTAGAGCACATGATACAAAGGTCTTGACTCATTGTGCGAGGAATGAGGCTTCTTTCCCACATCCTCCTCCTGGAAAGTATTATCTAGTTGACTCCGGATATCCGACGAGGACAGGTTATCTTGGTCCGCATCGTAATATGCGATATCATCTTGGTCAATTTGCTACAGGAGGACCACCAGTTAGTGCACGAGAGTTGTTTAACCGAAAGCATTCAGGTCTTCGATCAGTGATTGAGAGGACATTTGGAGTATGGAAAGCAAAATGGAGGATTTTGGATCGTAAGCATCCAAAGTATGGTCTGGTCAAGTGGATTAAGCTGGTGACAGCGACAATGGCGCTACACAACTTCATACGTGATTCACATCGGGAAGATCATGATTTTGTACAGTGGCAAAGTGGCGAtggtggagaaggagaagaagctgatAGTGacggtgatgaagaagaagaagaagaagaagaagatgatgatgatgatgatggtggtggtggtggacatATTGTATATGAGCCAACCGGTGATAAAGCGATGGAAGCTTTGCGTGATAACATCACAAATGAATATGGTAGAGGTCGTTTAccgttttaa